A single genomic interval of Bradysia coprophila strain Holo2 chromosome X unlocalized genomic scaffold, BU_Bcop_v1 contig_79, whole genome shotgun sequence harbors:
- the LOC119070434 gene encoding probable multidrug resistance-associated protein lethal(2)03659 — MNKGDRKTNQKDNPLERANILSQLLYWWTKDMFKLGMEGPIPPDEIYKPKSSLESKKITQKFIENWSDELKCKSPNLLRAIFRMYGAPVLFWGLSFSFLESAMKVVQPLCLGGLVAYFAADQTHISKTDAYWYAGGIVFSSAVSVITFHPFILYIFETGARIRLGCSSLVYRKTLDLSKCAVYDGLNGQVMNLIGNDVQRFELAMAFLHDTWKGPVEALLFGYFIYQQIGLAGVIGMAFLLSFVPIQVYIGKKSAQLRLRTAERTDFRVKIMNEIVLGIQVIKMYAWEKSFATMVDKIRRNEVNVIRGTAYIRATLSSFGMISRLSIFISLVTYIFLGNVITAQKVFVVFSFFNILNLSMVYFWPIALTNVAEGYISVKRIQEFLLTSEKKPTGLDGEKVDGGKGDLVDEKDGRKLPRENGAPETVEISNLSRSRRIVDSDAKLKGIVMKNVTATWNRGDKQDAGIYDFDLVVPNGSLCAVVGPVGSGKSTLLNVLIGELDVDRGDCLINGTVSYASQETWLFGGTVRSNIIFIEEFDQKRYKEVVRVCGLERDLKLMPNGDMTIVGERGISLSGGQKARISLARAVYKQADIYLLDDPLSAVDSHVGKHLFQECIQQFLKNKICVLVTHQLQYLKDVNHLVLMYHGRVESQGTYGDVQQSSAESFLATHAIDESGSEESKTKRRRTSSSTSLLSESGVDKIDEREELQAVGAVQLSVYTSYFKAVESVAYLVFMVVMFVCCQCLVSAVDLYISQWSNWEESIGANSINATQILRDDVQQSRLTYIITYAILMAVATYVYVHRTFAFFFMCLRASMKLHDKLFRGVTRAAMFFYNNNPSGRILNRFSRDISHIDTQLPPSLIDCLSFFFGFFASMVIVAIANYWLLIPTFVMTIFFYILRYVYISTARSIKRLESLTLSPIYSHINGTLQGLSTVRAFKAEHVLKSEFYVHSDFNTGVAHLRMVASRAFAFWLDVVCVFYIAVVTFSFVVMDNDNATSGNIGLAILHCINLIGMCQWGMRQTAEIESQMTSVERVMEYADLKSEAALESEPKYRPSLNWPCDGEIIFNDLNFKYSENGEFVLKNLNLRIQPREKVGIVGRTGAGKSSIVQAIFRLADLNGEIIIDGIVTNTLGLHDLRKKISIIPQDPILFSGTLRFNLDPFDEHNDEKIWDALEQVELKSFVSSSLNGLDCKMMDGGSNFSMGQRQLVCLARAILRNNKILICDEATANVDPETDKLIQTTIRKKFSDCSVLTIAHRLHTVMDNDRILVIDAGNAVEFGHPYELLQRSDGHLRKLVDQTGTATADILMRIAAESFSKK; from the exons atgaataaaggCGACAGAAAAACCAATCAAAAAGACAACCCGCTTGAGAGAGCAAACATATTATCCCAGTTATTATATTG GTGGACGAAAGATATGTTTAAACTTGGAATGGAAGGACCGATACCACCcgacgaaatttacaaaccaAAGTCGTCGCTAGAAAGTAAAAAGATAACACAAAAGTTCATCGAAAACTGGTCGGAtgaattaaaatgcaaaagtCCGAATTTATTGAGGGCAATTTTCAGAATGTACGGAGCTCCGGTGTTATTTTGGGGACTGTCGTTTAGCTTTTTGGAGAGTGCAATGAA GGTTGTTCAACCACTGTGCTTAGGCGGTTTAGTGGCATATTTCGCAGCCGATCAAACACACATATCGAAAACCGATGCCTACTGGTACGCTGGTGGTATCGTTTTTTCTTCGGCAGTGTCGGTGATCACTTTTCACCCATTTATCCTATACATTTTTGAGACTGGCGCAAGAATCCGACTGGGTTGCTCGAGTTTGGTGTATCGTAAG ACATTAGATCTCTCCAAGTGTGCCGTATATGACGGTCTGAATGGACAAGTGATGAATCTCATTGGGAATGATGTACAGCGATTTGAATTGGCTATGGCATTCCTTCACGACACCTGGAAAGGACCCGTAGAGGCATTATTATTTGGATATTTCATCTACCAGCAGATCGGTTTGGCCGGTGTAATTGGAATggcatttttgttgtcgtttgtTCCGATACAAG TTTACATTGGAAAGAAATCAGCACAGCTACGTCTACGAACAGCGGAGCGCACAGATTTCCGAGTTAagattatgaatgaaattgtgtTGGGCATTCAGGTGATTAAAATGTATGCCTGGGAAAAGTCGTTTGCTACGATGGTGGACAAAATACGAAG AAACGAAGTGAATGTGATACGCGGCACAGCATACATTAGAGCAACGTTGTCTTCATTCGGAATGATATCAAGACTGTCAATATTTATCAGCTTGGTAACGTACATTTTCTTGGGCAATGTGATCACAGCGCAAAAGGTTTTCGTTGTCTTCTCATTTTTCAACATTCTCAACTTGTCAATGGTGTACTTCTGGCCTATTGCCCTAACTAATGTCGCAGAGGGATACATATCAGTGAAACGAATACAGGAATTCCTTTTAACTAGCGAAAAGAAGCCAACTGGACTAGACGGTGAAAAGGTTGATGGCGGCAAAGGTGACCTAGTCGATGAAAAAGATGGCAGGAAATTGCCTCGTGAAAATGGAGCACCCGAAACTGTTGAAATTTCCAATCTTTCAAGATCGAGACGAATTGTCGATTCGGATGCAAAACTGAAAGGCAtcgtcatgaaaaatgtaaCCGCAACGTGGAATCGCGGCGACAAACAGGACGCAGGAATTTATGACTTCGATTTAGTCGTACCAAATGGATCCTTATGTGCCGTAGTCGGACCAGTCGGTTCAGGTAAATCAACATTACTCAATGTCCTCATCGGAGAACTAGATGTAGACCGCGGTGACTGCTTAATTAATGGAACAGTAAGCTATGCCTCACAGGAGACTTGGCTGTTTGGAGGAACCGTCAGGAGTAACATAATTTTCATCGAAGAGTTCGATCAAAAGCGTTACAAAGAAGTTGTACGAGTGTGCGGCTTGGAAAGAGACTTAAAACTGATGCCGAACGGCGATATGACAATCGTTGGTGAACGAGGCATTAGTTTAAGTGGCGGCCAAAAGGCTCGAATAAGTTTAGCCCGAGCTGTGTACAAGCAGGCCGATATTTATCTACTGGACGATCCACTATCGGCTGTGGATTCGCATGTTGGCAAACATTTGTTCCAGGAGTGCATTcaacaatttctgaaaaacaaaatctgtGTACTGGTGACGCATCAGTTACAGTATTTGAAAGACGTCAATCACTTGGTATTGATGTACCATGGACGTGTTGAGAGCCAAGGTACGTACGGGGACGTACAACAAAGTTCTGCGGAATCATTCCTCGCCACCCATGCAATCGATGAAAGCGGAAGTGAGGAATCCAAGACGAAA CGACGACGCACTTCATCCTCAACATCGTTACTGAGCGAGAGTGGCGTGGATAAGATTGATGAACGCGAAGAATTGCAAGCGGTCGGTGCTGTTCAGTTGAGTGTTTACACATCGTATTTCAAGGCTGTCGAAAGTGTAGCATACCTAGTGTTCATGGTGGTGATGTTTGTTTGCTGTCAATGCCTCGTCAGTGCGGTTGATCTCTACATATCCCAATG GTCGAATTGGGAGGAAAGTATTGGCGCTAATTCAATCAATGCAACGCAGATTTTAAGAGATGATGTCCAACAAAGCCGGCTTACATACATTATCACCTATGCCATCCTGATGGCCGTTGCGACATATGTGTACGTTCATCGAACATTCGCTTTCTTTTTTATGTGCCTGAGAGCCTCAATGAAACTGCACGATAAACTCTTTCGAGGAGTTACGAGAGCTGCGATGTTCTTTTATAACAACAATCCGTCCGGGCGAATTCTAAATCGCTTTTCGAGGGATATAAGCCACATCGACACACAATTGCCACCGTCCCTAATCGATTGTCTTTCG ttcttttttggattttttgcaAGTATGGTCATTGTGGCGATTGCAAATTATTGGCTGCTGATACCGACATTCGTCATGACAATTTTCTTCTACATCCTTCGCTACGTTTACATCAGCACAGCTAGAAGTATCAAACGCTTGGAATCGTTAA CTCTTAGTCCAATTTACTCTCACATCAATGGTACCCTGCAAGGACTTTCAACTGTGCGCGCATTCAAAGCCGAGCATGTCCTTAAATCGGAATTCTATGTTCATTCTGACTTTAACACCGGCGTAGCCCATTTAAGGATGGTAGCAAGTCGAGCCTTCGCATTTTGGCTAGACGTTGTGTGTGTTTTCTACATTGCTGTCGTCACATTTAGCTTTGTAGTCATGGATAATGATAACG CTACAAGCGGTAACATTGGCTTGGCCATACTTCATTGCATCAATTTAATCGGAATGTGTCAATGGGGCATGCGACAAACGGCCGAAATCGAAAGTCAAATGACATCGGTGGAACGAGTAATGGAATATGCAGATCTGAAGTCAGAGGCAGCACTGGAATCCGAGCCAAAGTATCGACCATCTCTAAATTGGCCATGCGACGGTGAGATCATATTCAACGATCTGAATTTCAAATACTCGGAGAATGGCGAATTCGTGCTGAAAAATCTGAATTTGCGTATCCAGCCGAGAGAAAAGGTTGGCATTGTTGGCAGGACAGGAGCAG GCAAGAGTTCAATTGTTCAGGCCATATTCAGATTGGCCGACTTGAATGGAGAAATAATAATCGATGGCATCGTTACCAACACGCTGGGCCTGCATGATTTGCGAAAGAAGATTTCAATTATTCCACAAGATCCGATCCTCTTTTCGGGAACATTGAGATTCAACTTAGATCCCTTCGACGAGCACAACGACGAGAAAATATGGGACGCATTGGAGCAG GTCGAACTCAAATCGTTTGTGTCATCCTCTCTGAACGGTTTGGACTGTAAAATGATGGACGGTGGTTCGAATTTCAGCATGGGTCAACGACAACTTGTCTGTCTTGCACGTGCCATTTTACGCAACAACAAAATCCTCATTTGCGACGAGGCCACGGCGAATGTAGATCCTGAAACAGATAAACTTATTCAGACCACCATCCGAAAGAAATTCTCCGACTGTTCCGTATTAACCATTGCGCATCGATTGCATACGGTTATGGACAATGACAGGATACTGGTTATTGATGCTGGTAATGCGGTGGAATTTGGTCATCCATACGAATTGCTGCAACGATCCGATGGTCATCTGAGAAAATTGGTGGACCAAACGGGAACAGCGACAGCAGATATATTGATGAGAATCGCGGCTGAG AGTTTCTCGAAGAAATGA
- the LOC119070433 gene encoding probable multidrug resistance-associated protein lethal(2)03659, which yields MNKGDRKTNQKDNPLERANILSQFLYWWTKDIFKLGIKGPIPPDEIYKPKSSLESKKITQKFIENWSDELKRKSPNLLRAIFRIYGAPLLFWGLSFSFLESAMRVVQPLCLGGLVAYFAADQTHISKTDAYWYAGGIVFSSAVSVITFHPFILYIFETGARIRLGCSSLVYRKTLDLSKSAVYDGLNGQVINLIANDVQRFEWALAFLHDIWKGPVEALLFGYFIYQQIGLAGVIGMAFLLSFIPIQAYIGKKSAQLRLRTAKRTDFRVKIMNEIVLGIQVIKMYAWEKSFATMVDKIRRKEVNAIRGTAYIRATLFSFGMISRLSIFISLVTYIFLGNVITAQKVFVVFSFFNILNLSMVYFWPLALTNVAEGYISVKRIQEFLLTSEKKPTGLDDEKVDGGKGDVVDEKDGKKLPRENGAPETVKISNILTPKRIVDSDAKLKGIVMKNVTATWNRGDKQDAGIYDFDLIVPNGSLCAVVGPVGSGKSTLLNVLIGELDVDRGDCFINGTVSYASQETWLFGGTVRSNIIFIEEFDQKRYKEVVRVCGLERDLKLMPNGDMTIVGERGISLSGGQKARISLARAVYKQADIYLLDDPLSAVDSHVGKHLFQECIQQFLQNKVCVLVTHQLQYLKDVNHLVLMYHGRVESQGTYGDVQQSSAESFLATHAIDESGNDESKTKRRRTSSSTSLLSESGVDEIDEREELQAVGAVQLSVYKSYFKAVESVAYLVFIVVMFVCSQGLVSAVDLYISQWSNWEESIGANSINATQILKDDVQQSRLTYIVTYAILMAVATYVYVHRTFAFFFMCLRASMKLHDKLFRGVTRAAMFFYNNNPSGRILNRFSRDISNIDTQLPPSLIDCLSFFLEFFATMVIVAIANYWLLIPTFVMTIFFYILRYVYISTARSIKRVESLTLSPIYSHINGTLQGLSTVRAFQAEHVLESEFYVHSDYNTGAAHLKMVTNRAFAFWLDVVCVFYIAVVTFSFVVMDSDNATSGNIGLAILHCINLIGMCQWGMRQTAEIESQMTSVERVMEYADMKSEAALESEPKYRPSLNWPCDGEIIFNDLNFKYSENGEFVLKNLNLRIQPREKVGIVGRTGAGKSSIVQAIFRLADLNGEIIIDGIVTNTLGLHDLRKKISIIPQDPVLFSGTLRFNLDPFDEHNDEKIWDALEQVELKSFVSSSLNGLDCKMMDGGSNFSMGQRQLVCLARAILRNNKILICDEATANVDPETDKLIQTTIRKKFSDCSVLTIAHRLHTVMDNDRILVIDAGNAVEFGHPYELLQRSDGHLRKLVDQTGTATADILMRIAAESFSKK from the exons atgaataaaggCGACAGAAAAACCAATCAAAAAGACAACCCGCTTGAGAGAGCAAACATATTATCCCAGTTTTTATATTG GTGGACGAAAGATATATTTAAACTTGGAATCAAAGGACCGATACCACCcgacgaaatttacaaaccaAAGTCGTCGCTAGAAAGCAAAAAGATAACACAAAAGTTCATCGAAAACTGGTCGGATGAATTAAAACGCAAAAGTCCGAATTTATTGAGAGCGATTTTCAGAATCTACGGAGCTCCACTGTTATTTTGGGGACTGTCGTTTAGCTTTTTGGAGAGCGCAATGAG GGTTGTTCAACCACTGTGCTTAGGCGGTTTAGTGGCATATTTCGCAGCCGATCAAACACACATATCGAAAACCGATGCCTATTGGTACGCTGGTGGTATCGTTTTTTCGTCGGCAGTGTCGGTGATCACTTTTCATCCATTTATCCTATACATTTTTGAGACTGGCGCAAGAATCCGACTGGGCTGCTCGAGTTTGGTGTATCGTAAG ACATTAGATCTCTCCAAATCTGCCGTATATGACGGTCTGAATGGACAAGTGATCAATCTCATTGCAAATGATGTGCAGCGATTTGAATGGGCGCTGGCATTCCTTCACGACATCTGGAAAGGACCCGTAGAAGCATTATTATTTGGATATTTCATCTACCAGCAGATCGGTTTGGCTGGTGTAATTGGAATGGCATTTTTGTTGTCCTTTATTCCAATACAAG CTTACATTGGAAAAAAATCAGCCCAGCTGCGTCTACGAACGGCGAAGCGCACAGATTTCCGAGTTAagattatgaatgaaattgtgtTGGGCATTCAGGTGATTAAAATGTATGCCTGGGAAAAGTCGTTTGCTACGATGGTGGACAAAATACGAAG AAAGGAAGTGAATGCGATACGCGGCACAGCATACATCCGAGCAACGTTGTTTTCATTCGGAATGATATCAAGACTGTCAATATTTATCAGCTTGGTAACGTACATTTTCTTGGGCAATGTGATCACAGCGCAAAAGGTTTTCGTTGTCTTCTCATTTTTCAACATTCTCAACTTGTCAATGGTGTACTTCTGGCCTCTAGCCCTAACTAATGTCGCAGAGGGATACATATCAGTGAAACGAATACAGGAATTCCTTTTAACTAGCGAAAAGAAGCCAACTGGACTAGACGATGAAAAGGTTGATGGCGGCAAAGGTGACGTAGTCGATGAAAAAGATGGCAAGAAATTGCCTCGTGAAAATGGAGCACCCGAAACGGTCAAGATTTCCAACATTTTAACACCGAAACGAATTGTCGATTCGGATGCAAAACTGAAAGGTAtcgtcatgaaaaatgtaaCCGCAACGTGGAATCGTGGCGACAAACAGGACGCAGGAATTTATGACTTCGATTTAATCGTACCAAATGGATCGTTATGTGCCGTAGTCGGACCGGTCGGTTCAGGTAAATCAACATTACTCAATGTCCTCATCGGAGAACTAGATGTAGACCGCGGTGACTGCTTTATTAATGGAACGGTAAGCTATGCCTCACAGGAGACTTGGCTGTTTGGAGGAACCGTCAGGAGTAACATAATTTTCATCGAAGAGTTCGATCAAAAGCGTTACAAAGAAGTTGTACGAGTGTGCGGCTTGGAAAGAGACTTAAAACTGATGCCGAACGGCGATATGACAATCGTTGGTGAACGAGGCATTAGTTTAAGTGGCGGCCAAAAGGCTCGAATAAGTTTAGCCCGAGCTGTGTACAAGCAGGCCGATATTTATCTACTGGACGATCCACTATCGGCTGTGGATTCGCATGTTGGCAAACATTTGTTCCAGGAGTGCATTCAACAATTTCTGCAAAACAAAGTCTGCGTACTGGTGACGCATCAATTACAGTATTTGAAAGACGTCAATCACTTGGTATTGATGTACCATGGACGTGTTGAGAGCCAAGGTACGTACGGGGACGTACAACAAAGTTCTGCTGAATCATTCCTCGCCACCCATGCAATCGATGAAAGCGGAAATGACGAATCAAAAACGAAA CGACGACGCACTTCATCCTCAACATCGTTACTGAGCGAGAGTGGCGTGGATGAGATTGATGAACGCGAAGAATTACAAGCGGTCGGTGCTGTTCAGTTGAGTGTTTACAAATCGTATTTCAAGGCTGTCGAAAGTGTAGCATACCTAGTGTTCATAGTGGTGATGTTTGTTTGCAGTCAAGGCCTCGTCAGTGCGGTTGATCTCTACATATCCCAATG GTCGAATTGGGAGGAAAGTATTGGCGCTAATTCAATCAATGCAACGCAGATTTTAAAAGATGATGTCCAACAGAGCCGGCTTACATACATTGTCACCTATGCCATCTTGATGGCCGTTGCGACATATGTGTACGTTCATCGAACATTCGCTTTCTTCTTTATGTGCCTAAGAGCCTCAATGAAACTGCATGATAAACTCTTTCGAGGAGTTACGAGAGCTGCGATGTTCTTTTATAACAACAATCCGTCCGGGCGAATTCTAAATCGCTTTTCGAGGGATATAAGTAACATCGACACTCAATTGCCACCGTCCCTAATCGATTGTCTTTCG ttctttttggaattttttgcaACTATGGTCATTGTGGCGATTGCAAATTATTGGCTGCTGATACCGACATTCGTCATGACAATTTTCTTCTACATCCTTCGCTACGTTTACATCAGCACAGCTAGAAGTATCAAACGAGTGGAATCGTTAA CTCTTAGTCCAATTTACTCTCACATCAATGGTACCCTGCAAGGACTTTCAACTGTGCGCGCATTCCAAGCCGAGCACGTTCTTGAATCGGAATTCTATGTTCATTCTGACTATAACACCGGCGCAGCCCATTTAAAGATGGTAACAAATCGAGCCTTCGCATTTTGGCTAGACGTTGTGTGTGTTTTCTACATTGCTGTCGTCACATTTAGCTTTGTAGTCATGGATAGTGATAACG CTACAAGCGGTAACATTGGCTTGGCCATACTTCATTGCATCAATTTAATCGGAATGTGTCAGTGGGGCATGCGACAAACGGCCGAAATCGAAAGTCAAATGACATCGGTGGAGCGAGTAATGGAATATGCAGATATGAAGTCAGAGGCAGCACTGGAATCCGAGCCAAAGTATCGGCCATCTCTAAATTGGCCATGCGACGGTGAGATCATATTCAACGATCTGAATTTCAAATACTCGGAGAATGGCGAATTCGTGCTGAAAAATCTGAATTTGCGTATCCAGCCGAGAGAAAAGGTTGGCATTGTTGGCAGGACAGGAGCAG GCAAGAGTTCAATTGTTCAGGCCATATTCAGATTGGCCGACTTGAATGGAGAAATAATAATCGATGGCATCGTTACCAACACACTGGGCCTGCATGATTTGCGAAAGAAGATTTCAATTATTCCACAAGATCCGGTCCTCTTTTCGGGAACATTGAGATTCAACTTAGATCCGTTCGATGAGCACAACGACGAGAAAATATGGGACGCATTGGAGCAG GTCGAACTCAAATCGTTTGTGTCATCCTCTCTGAACGGTTTGGACTGCAAAATGATGGACGGTGGTTCGAATTTCAGCATGGGTCAACGACAACTTGTCTGTCTTGCACGTGCCATTTTACGCAACAACAAAATCCTCATTTGCGACGAGGCCACGGCGAATGTAGATCCTGAAACGGATAAACTTATTCAGACCACCATCCGAAAGAAATTCTCCGACTGTTCCGTATTAACCATTGCGCATCGATTGCATACGGTTATGGACAATGACAGGATACTGGTTATTGATGCTGGTAATGCGGTGGAATTTGGTCATCCATACGAATTGCTGCAACGATCCGATGGTCATCTGAGAAAATTGGTGGACCAAACGGGAACAGCGACAGCAGATATATTGATGAGAATCGCGGCTGAG AGTTTCTCGAAGAAATGA